The following are encoded together in the Paludisphaera mucosa genome:
- a CDS encoding prolyl oligopeptidase family serine peptidase: MKPTTRASILLATLAAALLPSVRARGDEPSYDRKGDVVYGRKYGVALTMDVITPRTGAKGVGVLFMASGGFHSSHDMIQPVFFKPFVDRGYTVFAVVHGSQPRFQVDEIVGDVNRAVRFIRHHAADYHVDPDRLGVYGASAGGHLSLMLGVAGKPGDPEAKDPVDRESSRVQAVACFFPPTDFLHFGGPEKAMVKPTDHQPPFRAAFDYHELDKATMLWVPIADEAKLREKARSISPIDFVTPDDPATLIIHGDADALVPIQQSETFAAKLKEAGVEGKLIVRPGAQHGWPGLDKDLLLFADWFDAHLKPAATPAPAR, from the coding sequence ATGAAGCCGACGACCCGGGCCTCGATCCTCCTCGCCACCCTCGCCGCCGCCCTCCTCCCCTCGGTGCGGGCACGCGGCGACGAGCCGAGCTACGACCGCAAGGGGGACGTCGTCTACGGCCGCAAATACGGCGTCGCGCTGACGATGGACGTGATCACCCCGAGGACGGGGGCGAAGGGCGTCGGCGTGCTCTTCATGGCGAGCGGCGGCTTCCATTCGTCGCACGACATGATCCAGCCGGTCTTCTTCAAGCCGTTCGTCGACCGGGGCTACACGGTCTTCGCCGTCGTCCACGGAAGCCAGCCCCGCTTCCAGGTCGACGAGATCGTCGGCGACGTGAACCGGGCCGTCCGTTTCATCCGCCACCACGCGGCCGACTACCACGTCGACCCCGATCGGCTGGGCGTCTACGGCGCGTCGGCCGGCGGGCATCTCTCGCTCATGCTGGGCGTCGCGGGCAAGCCCGGCGATCCCGAGGCCAAGGACCCCGTCGACCGCGAGTCCAGCCGCGTGCAGGCCGTCGCCTGCTTCTTCCCGCCGACCGATTTCCTCCACTTCGGAGGGCCGGAGAAGGCCATGGTCAAGCCGACCGATCATCAGCCGCCGTTCCGCGCCGCGTTCGATTACCACGAGCTGGACAAGGCCACCATGCTCTGGGTGCCGATCGCCGACGAGGCGAAGCTGCGCGAGAAGGCCCGGTCGATCTCGCCGATCGACTTCGTCACCCCCGACGATCCGGCGACCCTCATCATCCACGGCGACGCCGACGCGCTCGTGCCCATCCAGCAGTCCGAGACCTTCGCCGCGAAGCTGAAGGAGGCCGGCGTCGAGGGCAAGCTCATCGTCCGGCCGGGCGCCCAGCACGGCTGGCCGGGCCTGGACAAGGACCTCTTGCTGTTCGCCGACTGGTTCGACGCCCACCTGAAGCCCGCGGCGACGCCGGCCCCGGCTCGATGA
- a CDS encoding PAAR domain-containing protein has translation MPQGPAARMTDPVAHPLPPVLTPGPGSPNVLIGNLPAWRGMPLAAVPGILAAKASSDATVVSAIAASTAAMGTPGAPAAKAAEVAAEQAATAAMTSAMTSAGMGADQHMCSTPLAPTSPVPHSTGMVVTGSMTVQINNLPACRAGDTIIEALGPPNSIAMGMPTVIIGDAMYMSAAGAISAASDAGDPFVEV, from the coding sequence ATGCCCCAGGGACCCGCCGCACGCATGACCGACCCGGTCGCGCACCCGTTGCCGCCGGTGCTCACGCCGGGCCCGGGGAGCCCCAACGTGCTGATCGGCAACCTGCCAGCCTGGCGGGGGATGCCGCTGGCCGCCGTGCCGGGGATCCTGGCCGCGAAGGCCTCCAGCGACGCGACGGTCGTCAGCGCCATCGCGGCCTCCACCGCCGCCATGGGGACCCCCGGCGCGCCCGCCGCCAAGGCCGCCGAGGTCGCGGCCGAGCAGGCGGCGACGGCCGCCATGACGTCGGCGATGACGTCCGCGGGCATGGGCGCCGACCAGCACATGTGCTCCACCCCGCTCGCCCCCACCTCGCCCGTCCCCCACTCCACGGGTATGGTCGTCACGGGGAGCATGACCGTGCAGATCAACAACCTGCCCGCGTGTCGAGCCGGCGACACGATCATCGAAGCTCTGGGACCGCCCAACTCGATCGCGATGGGCATGCCGACGGTCATCATCGGCGACGCCATGTACATGAGCGCGGCCGGGGCGATCTCTGCGGCGTCCGACGCCGGCGACCCCTTCGTCGAGGTCTGA
- the tssH gene encoding type VI secretion system ATPase TssH, whose amino-acid sequence MAVESAALIKVLNKTCLNTLQGAAGLALTRTNPSIEIEHWLVKLVEQPNTDCSRIFRQFEIDPAVVLREVTKTLDGFRRGVQRNPEISLSIVRLIQSSWVVASLQYHAAEVRSGVLMLALLDHEELGRLARNASRELSKIKTDQLQPSLMKIVAGSVEDEGTQAATPGAENDPSASASAGTAAVSKTPALDQYTINLTDRAKRGEIDPVVGREAEVRQMVDILIRRRQNNPILTGEAGVGKTAVVEGLARRIAQGDVPPALQNVVLRTLDLGLLQAGASVKGEFENRLKQVIAEVKASPVPVIVFIDEAHTLIGAGGSAGQGDAANLLKPALARGELRTIAATTWAEYKKYFEKDAALARRFQVVKVEEPREDVAVRMMRGLTGILEKHHGVRILDEAVEAAVKLSHRYIPARQLPDKAVSLLDTACARVAIGQNAIPPAVEDCRREIEHLELEIQILDRERATGSRNDADIEACQNDLEAAKARLAELEERWEDEKARVAEIRDLAGKVEGLYREEQSRHAAGNGDGGKFKTSDDLAALQGDLNSRSEALAAIQGEEPLMQVFVDAQTIGEVVAGWTGIPVGRMLANEIQTVLNLRERLEQRVIGQTHALEAISQRIRTARANLTDPRRPIGVFLLVGSSGVGKTETALALAEALYGGERNLITINMSEYQESHTVSGLKGSPPGYVGYGEGGVLTEAVRRRPYSVVLLDEVEKAHPDVLELFFQVFDKGTLEDGEGREIDFKNTIILLTSNVGTETILELCRDAEALPTPEELGEAVWPDLLAATSERGVQVFKQAFLGRLIVVPYYPISDEVMRRIIRLQLGRVAQRMRENHDAAFTYDEAVVECIGGRCKEVQTGGRNVDHILTRSLLPEISQEVLARMAQARVVSRVHISVGDDGGFAYAID is encoded by the coding sequence ATGGCCGTGGAATCCGCAGCGCTCATCAAGGTGCTGAACAAGACCTGCTTGAACACCCTGCAAGGCGCGGCCGGCCTGGCGCTCACCCGCACGAACCCCAGCATCGAGATCGAGCACTGGCTGGTCAAGCTGGTCGAGCAGCCGAACACCGATTGTTCGCGGATCTTCCGCCAGTTCGAGATCGACCCGGCCGTCGTCCTCCGCGAGGTGACCAAGACGCTCGACGGCTTCCGCCGGGGCGTCCAGCGCAACCCGGAGATCTCGCTCTCGATCGTCCGGCTGATCCAGTCGTCGTGGGTCGTGGCCTCGCTGCAGTATCACGCGGCCGAGGTCCGATCGGGCGTCCTGATGCTGGCCCTCCTGGACCATGAAGAACTCGGCCGCCTGGCGCGCAACGCCTCGCGCGAGCTGTCGAAGATCAAGACCGACCAGCTCCAGCCGAGTCTGATGAAGATCGTCGCCGGCTCGGTCGAGGACGAGGGGACGCAGGCCGCGACGCCCGGGGCCGAGAACGACCCATCGGCGTCGGCGTCGGCCGGGACCGCGGCGGTCAGCAAGACGCCGGCGCTCGACCAGTACACGATCAACCTGACCGACCGCGCCAAGCGCGGCGAGATCGACCCGGTCGTCGGCCGCGAGGCCGAGGTCCGCCAGATGGTCGACATCCTGATCCGCCGCCGCCAGAACAACCCGATCCTCACCGGCGAGGCCGGCGTCGGCAAGACGGCGGTCGTCGAGGGCCTCGCCCGCCGGATCGCCCAGGGCGACGTCCCCCCCGCGCTCCAGAACGTGGTGCTCCGCACGCTCGACCTCGGCCTGCTCCAGGCGGGCGCCAGCGTGAAGGGGGAGTTCGAGAACCGCCTCAAGCAGGTGATCGCCGAGGTCAAGGCCTCGCCGGTCCCCGTCATCGTCTTCATCGACGAGGCCCACACGCTCATCGGCGCCGGCGGCTCGGCCGGCCAGGGCGACGCCGCCAACCTCCTCAAGCCGGCCCTCGCCCGCGGCGAGCTGCGGACGATCGCCGCCACGACCTGGGCCGAATACAAGAAGTACTTCGAGAAGGACGCCGCGCTCGCCCGGCGGTTCCAGGTCGTCAAGGTCGAGGAGCCCAGGGAAGACGTCGCCGTCCGCATGATGCGAGGCCTGACCGGCATCCTCGAGAAGCACCACGGCGTCCGCATCCTGGACGAGGCGGTCGAGGCCGCGGTCAAGCTCTCGCACCGCTACATCCCCGCCCGCCAGCTCCCCGACAAGGCCGTCAGCCTGCTCGACACCGCCTGCGCCCGCGTGGCCATCGGCCAGAACGCCATCCCACCCGCCGTCGAGGACTGCCGCCGCGAGATCGAGCACCTGGAGTTGGAGATCCAGATCCTCGACCGCGAACGCGCCACCGGCTCGCGCAACGACGCGGACATCGAAGCCTGCCAGAACGACCTCGAAGCCGCGAAGGCCCGCCTCGCCGAGCTGGAAGAGCGCTGGGAGGACGAGAAGGCCCGCGTCGCCGAGATCCGCGATCTGGCGGGGAAGGTCGAGGGGCTGTACCGCGAGGAGCAATCGAGGCACGCCGCCGGGAACGGGGACGGCGGGAAGTTCAAAACGTCCGACGACCTGGCCGCCTTGCAGGGCGACCTGAACTCCCGGTCCGAGGCCCTGGCGGCGATCCAGGGCGAGGAGCCGTTGATGCAGGTCTTCGTCGATGCGCAGACGATCGGCGAGGTCGTCGCCGGCTGGACCGGCATCCCCGTCGGCCGGATGCTTGCGAACGAGATCCAGACCGTGCTGAACCTCCGCGAGCGGCTCGAGCAGCGCGTGATCGGCCAGACGCACGCGCTCGAGGCCATCAGCCAGCGGATCCGCACGGCGCGGGCCAACCTCACCGACCCACGCCGGCCGATCGGCGTGTTCCTGCTGGTCGGCTCCAGCGGCGTCGGCAAGACCGAGACCGCGCTCGCGCTGGCCGAGGCGCTCTACGGCGGCGAACGGAACCTGATCACGATCAACATGTCGGAGTATCAGGAGTCGCACACGGTCTCGGGCCTGAAGGGCTCGCCGCCGGGCTACGTCGGCTACGGCGAGGGGGGCGTCCTGACCGAGGCCGTCCGCCGCCGGCCTTACAGCGTCGTGCTGCTCGACGAGGTCGAGAAGGCCCATCCCGACGTGCTGGAGCTGTTCTTCCAGGTCTTCGACAAGGGGACGCTGGAGGACGGCGAGGGCCGGGAGATCGACTTCAAGAATACGATCATCCTGCTGACCTCGAACGTCGGCACCGAGACGATCCTGGAACTCTGCCGCGACGCCGAGGCCCTGCCGACGCCCGAGGAGCTGGGCGAGGCCGTCTGGCCCGACCTGCTGGCCGCGACCAGCGAGCGCGGGGTGCAGGTGTTCAAGCAGGCCTTCCTGGGCCGGCTGATCGTCGTGCCTTACTACCCGATCTCCGACGAGGTCATGCGGCGGATCATCCGGCTGCAGCTCGGCCGCGTGGCGCAGCGGATGCGCGAGAACCACGACGCCGCGTTCACCTACGACGAGGCCGTCGTCGAGTGCATCGGCGGCCGTTGCAAGGAGGTGCAGACGGGCGGCCGCAACGTCGACCACATCCTGACGCGTTCGCTGCTCCCCGAGATCTCGCAGGAGGTCCTCGCCCGCATGGCGCAGGCCCGGGTGGTCTCGCGGGTCCACATCTCGGTCGGCGACGACGGCGGCTTCGCCTACGCGATCGACTGA
- a CDS encoding class I SAM-dependent methyltransferase, with protein MADSSTYDELPYTDNCFYYTHPDHMATVASLHGLTPTPPERCRVLELGCAMGGNLIPMALKLPDARFVGIDLSTRQVAEGRATIESLGLRNVELHAMSITDVDAGLGLFDFIVCHGVYSWVPAPVRDKILSIFAENLAPRGLAYVSYNTFPGWHARGLARDLMAFHVRDGGAMRDSARSARSFLKDLVDVLPDPNTAYAAILKAEGDFLEDVDDAYLFHEHLEETNNPFYFHQFMAAAGARGLAFVAEAKTDGLLGHLPPKARERIAEWGGDAIAREQYADFVTNRTFRRTYLRRAADEVAAKTSPEVVAAMGVGTMVTPDAGEVDVFSNEPVAFHVPGGGPSLTTNHPLLKTALVELALARPRMIPFDELVDRVQARLAPRLAEAFDDAKARAYLCDALFRGFSVDLVALNVSPPRIAVPAGESPTASPLARLQAAQGKRITNIPGRTVEPHDLDRLLLPLLDGERDRSSLGEALKAAIESGDFAVSFEGVPLAGEKTDEAIPELIEASLRRLAAMGLLTS; from the coding sequence ATGGCCGATTCCAGCACGTACGACGAGCTCCCGTATACCGACAACTGCTTCTATTACACCCACCCCGACCACATGGCGACGGTCGCGAGCCTGCACGGCCTGACGCCGACGCCTCCCGAGCGGTGTCGCGTACTGGAGCTGGGCTGCGCCATGGGGGGGAATCTCATCCCCATGGCCCTGAAGCTCCCCGACGCCCGGTTCGTCGGCATCGACCTCTCGACGCGTCAGGTCGCCGAGGGCCGCGCGACGATCGAGTCGCTGGGGCTCCGCAACGTCGAGCTCCACGCCATGAGCATCACCGACGTCGACGCCGGGCTGGGCCTCTTCGACTTCATCGTCTGCCACGGCGTGTATTCCTGGGTCCCCGCCCCGGTCCGCGACAAGATCCTGTCGATCTTCGCCGAGAACCTGGCCCCCCGCGGCCTGGCCTACGTCAGCTACAACACGTTCCCGGGCTGGCACGCGCGGGGGCTGGCCCGCGACCTGATGGCGTTCCACGTCCGCGACGGCGGGGCCATGCGGGACTCGGCGCGTTCGGCGCGGAGCTTCCTGAAGGACCTCGTCGACGTCCTCCCCGACCCGAACACGGCCTACGCCGCGATCTTGAAGGCCGAGGGCGATTTCCTGGAGGACGTCGACGACGCCTACCTCTTCCACGAGCACCTGGAAGAGACCAACAACCCGTTCTATTTCCATCAGTTCATGGCCGCCGCCGGGGCCAGGGGCCTGGCGTTCGTGGCCGAGGCCAAGACCGACGGCCTGCTCGGCCACCTGCCGCCGAAGGCCCGCGAGCGGATCGCCGAATGGGGCGGCGACGCGATCGCCCGCGAGCAGTACGCCGACTTCGTGACCAACCGGACCTTCCGCCGGACGTACCTCCGCCGGGCGGCCGACGAGGTCGCGGCGAAGACCTCTCCCGAGGTCGTCGCCGCGATGGGAGTCGGCACGATGGTCACGCCCGATGCGGGGGAGGTCGACGTCTTCTCCAACGAGCCCGTCGCCTTCCACGTGCCGGGCGGCGGGCCGTCCCTCACGACGAATCATCCGCTGCTCAAGACCGCGCTCGTCGAGTTGGCCCTGGCCCGGCCGCGCATGATCCCCTTCGACGAGCTGGTCGACCGGGTCCAGGCCAGGCTGGCGCCGCGGCTCGCGGAGGCGTTCGACGACGCGAAGGCGCGGGCCTATCTCTGCGACGCCCTCTTCCGCGGCTTCTCCGTCGACCTGGTCGCCCTGAACGTCAGCCCGCCGCGGATCGCGGTCCCCGCCGGCGAGTCGCCGACCGCCAGCCCGCTCGCGCGTCTCCAGGCCGCGCAGGGGAAGCGGATCACGAACATCCCCGGACGTACCGTCGAGCCCCACGACCTCGACCGACTGCTGCTCCCTCTGCTTGACGGCGAGCGCGATCGGAGCAGCCTGGGCGAAGCCCTGAAGGCGGCCATCGAGTCCGGCGATTTCGCGGTCAGCTTCGAAGGCGTCCCCCTGGCCGGCGAGAAGACCGACGAGGCGATCCCGGAGCTGATCGAGGCCAGCCTGCGACGGCTGGCGGCGATGGGGCTGTTGACCTCCTGA
- a CDS encoding type VI secretion system Vgr family protein: MPGYSQAQRAFSITTPLGPDRLFLVGLRGSEAISQLFHFELDLIAENAENVAFDQLLGKNVAIRMKAPGGKTRHIHGICSRFSQGGRDATFTSYGMEVVPEAWFLTRRTQSRIFQHLTIPEILKKVLAGLSVKFEIQGVFDPRDYCVQYRETDFAFASRLMEEEGIYYYFTHDEAGHKMVVANAPASHVQVPFGSTVEYMAVEGTGVEEDRLTSLEKAQELRSMKVVLWDHCFELPHKHLEAEKLIQETVQVGKVGHKLRLGEPDRLELYDWPGGYAQRHDGVEKGGGEQPSDVQKIYQDNKRTTEIRMQAEAAAAVELSGAGHFRQFTAGHGFTLKEHFNADGPYILTSVVHEARTTSDYRSGEFGETVYQNTFTCIPAGLPFRPRRTTPRPIVPGTQTAVVVGPKGEEVFVDKYGRVKVQFHWDREGKSDANSSCWIRVAQSTAGKQWGGHFWPRVGQEVVVDYLEGDVDQPIIVGSVYNPDQMPSYRLADSNDKGRKGKLISGLKSNSSLGGSGHNEFRFYDEKEKEQIFIHAQRDMETRVRKDRIELVQGSHHSIIGGENPPYGGGGDLTEEIGRDHDAHVKGRRVEHVDRDAELYVGGKQDILVRDARTENVGGDQQLIVGGDRQEKIGKSHITQAAQEIHLKAGMKVVIEAGIELTIKAGGGFVKIDASGVTIQGMMVKINCGGAADSAKSANPKELKKPAPKKPKEADDSQTGHKSSQ, encoded by the coding sequence ATGCCCGGCTATTCTCAAGCCCAGCGAGCCTTCTCGATCACGACGCCCCTCGGGCCGGATCGCCTGTTCCTCGTCGGCCTCCGCGGCTCCGAGGCGATCTCGCAGCTCTTCCACTTCGAGCTCGACCTGATCGCCGAGAACGCCGAGAATGTCGCGTTCGACCAGCTCCTGGGCAAGAACGTCGCGATCCGCATGAAGGCCCCCGGCGGCAAGACGCGGCACATCCACGGGATCTGCAGCCGGTTCTCGCAGGGCGGGCGGGACGCGACGTTCACCAGCTACGGCATGGAGGTCGTCCCGGAGGCCTGGTTCCTCACCCGCCGCACTCAGAGCCGGATCTTCCAGCACCTGACGATCCCCGAGATCCTCAAGAAGGTGCTCGCGGGCCTCTCGGTGAAATTCGAGATCCAGGGGGTCTTCGACCCCCGCGATTACTGCGTGCAGTATCGGGAGACCGACTTCGCCTTCGCCTCGCGCCTGATGGAAGAGGAGGGGATCTACTACTACTTCACGCACGACGAAGCCGGCCACAAGATGGTCGTCGCCAACGCTCCCGCCTCGCACGTGCAGGTCCCCTTCGGCTCGACCGTCGAATACATGGCCGTGGAGGGGACGGGGGTCGAGGAGGACCGGCTCACCTCGCTGGAAAAGGCCCAGGAGCTGCGGTCGATGAAGGTGGTCCTCTGGGACCACTGCTTCGAGTTGCCTCACAAACACCTGGAGGCCGAGAAGCTGATCCAGGAGACGGTGCAGGTGGGGAAGGTCGGCCACAAGCTCAGGCTCGGCGAGCCGGACCGGCTCGAGCTTTACGACTGGCCCGGAGGCTACGCGCAGCGTCACGACGGCGTCGAGAAGGGCGGGGGCGAGCAGCCCAGCGACGTCCAGAAGATCTACCAGGACAACAAGCGCACGACGGAGATCCGCATGCAGGCGGAGGCCGCCGCCGCCGTCGAGCTCTCGGGAGCCGGCCATTTCCGCCAGTTCACCGCCGGCCACGGCTTCACTCTCAAGGAGCACTTCAACGCCGACGGCCCCTACATCCTGACCTCCGTCGTCCACGAGGCCCGGACCACCAGCGACTACCGATCGGGCGAGTTCGGCGAGACGGTCTACCAGAACACGTTCACCTGCATCCCCGCCGGCCTCCCGTTCCGGCCCCGTCGCACGACCCCCAGGCCGATCGTTCCAGGTACCCAGACCGCCGTCGTCGTCGGGCCGAAAGGGGAGGAGGTGTTCGTCGACAAGTACGGCCGCGTCAAGGTCCAGTTCCACTGGGATCGCGAGGGCAAGAGCGACGCCAACAGCTCCTGCTGGATCCGGGTCGCCCAGTCGACGGCCGGCAAGCAATGGGGGGGCCATTTCTGGCCCCGGGTCGGCCAGGAAGTCGTCGTCGACTACCTCGAAGGCGACGTCGACCAGCCGATCATCGTCGGCTCGGTCTACAACCCCGATCAGATGCCGTCTTACAGGCTCGCGGACTCGAACGACAAGGGCCGCAAGGGCAAGCTCATAAGCGGCCTGAAATCGAATTCGAGCCTGGGGGGGAGCGGCCACAACGAGTTCCGGTTCTATGACGAGAAAGAGAAGGAGCAGATCTTCATCCACGCCCAACGCGACATGGAGACCCGGGTCCGGAAAGACCGCATCGAGCTCGTCCAGGGCAGCCACCACAGCATCATCGGCGGCGAGAACCCTCCGTACGGCGGCGGCGGCGATCTCACCGAGGAGATCGGCCGCGACCACGACGCCCACGTCAAGGGCCGCCGGGTCGAGCACGTCGACCGCGACGCCGAGCTCTACGTCGGCGGGAAGCAGGACATCCTGGTCCGCGACGCCCGGACCGAGAACGTCGGCGGCGACCAGCAGCTGATCGTCGGCGGCGACCGGCAGGAGAAGATCGGCAAGTCCCACATCACGCAGGCGGCCCAGGAGATCCACCTCAAGGCCGGGATGAAGGTCGTGATCGAAGCCGGTATTGAGCTGACCATCAAGGCCGGCGGCGGCTTCGTGAAAATCGACGCTTCGGGCGTGACGATCCAGGGGATGATGGTGAAGATCAACTGCGGCGGCGCGGCCGATTCCGCCAAATCGGCCAACCCCAAGGAGCTCAAGAAGCCCGCCCCGAAGAAGCCGAAGGAAGCCGACGACTCCCAGACCGGCCACAAGTCCTCGCAGTGA
- a CDS encoding FHA domain-containing protein, with the protein MATPDDEHRTLGPPPGARRRTTRDLDLDREPRPGGPPPTPAGPPPAASAPPPRAPALPRPPEPPQESYETIPPVPGIGRRKVVPGPPVDPPRPLQPWGAVDEPAPAPPPAGEALHPGWTMGGPAPAVGNPWAEPEIPPPPAVPSSPPAEPEMNSAVPTRVAPREDAHPPDLGAFPAPPPRPPAAAPRMPAPAPPRPSPSPAPSRPVVEDLSNRTMAIDRVFPAMKNPLLTLQFYNTNLRRWSDLGAVRGSFLDLGRATFQDWNPNPEDLAESHVRLMIDEGRLFVEPLPSLNGVYLKMKPNRPAELAPGARFRIGRHVIAFRKGDAAPSDVEPLQSADGEVFQSRVLVPLGFLDLIGPDGEAYVSHPLTKTEDPGTRIGRGGARCDLALTGDDWVSGEHARVYFTGEACFLEDLKSTNGTFIQVVGMQEIERGVAIRPDAGDIVAIGGYMIRVVEERP; encoded by the coding sequence ATGGCGACGCCTGACGACGAACACCGCACGCTCGGGCCTCCCCCCGGCGCGCGGCGCAGGACGACCCGCGATCTGGACCTCGATCGCGAGCCGCGGCCCGGAGGCCCGCCGCCGACGCCCGCCGGCCCGCCCCCCGCCGCGAGCGCCCCGCCGCCGCGCGCTCCCGCCCTGCCGAGGCCGCCCGAACCGCCGCAGGAGAGTTACGAGACGATCCCGCCGGTGCCCGGCATCGGCCGGCGGAAGGTCGTCCCCGGGCCTCCCGTCGACCCGCCGCGACCGCTGCAACCCTGGGGGGCCGTCGACGAGCCCGCTCCCGCGCCGCCGCCGGCCGGCGAGGCCCTGCATCCGGGTTGGACCATGGGCGGCCCCGCGCCGGCGGTCGGCAACCCGTGGGCGGAACCCGAGATCCCGCCGCCGCCAGCCGTTCCTTCGTCTCCGCCCGCGGAACCCGAGATGAATTCGGCGGTCCCGACGCGAGTCGCCCCGCGGGAAGACGCGCACCCGCCGGACCTCGGGGCCTTCCCGGCCCCCCCGCCGCGCCCGCCCGCCGCCGCGCCCCGGATGCCGGCGCCGGCCCCGCCGCGGCCCTCTCCCTCGCCCGCGCCGTCTCGGCCGGTGGTCGAGGACCTGTCGAACCGGACGATGGCCATCGACCGAGTCTTCCCGGCGATGAAGAACCCGCTCCTCACGCTCCAGTTCTACAACACGAACCTGCGGCGGTGGTCGGATCTCGGGGCGGTGCGCGGCTCATTCCTGGACCTCGGCCGCGCGACGTTCCAGGACTGGAACCCCAACCCCGAGGACCTCGCCGAGAGCCACGTGCGGCTGATGATCGACGAGGGCCGGCTGTTCGTCGAGCCGCTGCCGAGCCTCAACGGCGTCTACCTCAAGATGAAGCCCAACCGGCCCGCCGAGCTGGCGCCCGGCGCGCGGTTCCGGATCGGCCGGCACGTCATTGCTTTCCGCAAGGGCGACGCCGCCCCGTCCGACGTCGAACCTCTGCAATCCGCCGACGGCGAGGTCTTCCAGTCCCGCGTGCTCGTCCCTCTCGGCTTCCTCGACCTGATCGGCCCCGACGGCGAGGCGTACGTGAGCCACCCCCTCACCAAGACGGAGGACCCGGGCACGCGCATCGGCCGCGGCGGCGCGCGGTGCGACCTGGCGCTCACGGGCGACGACTGGGTCAGCGGCGAGCACGCCCGCGTCTACTTCACGGGCGAGGCGTGCTTCCTGGAGGACCTCAAGAGCACCAACGGCACGTTCATCCAGGTGGTCGGCATGCAGGAGATCGAGCGCGGGGTCGCGATCCGGCCGGACGCGGGCGACATCGTGGCGATCGGCGGCTACATGATCCGCGTCGTCGAGGAGCGGCCCTGA
- a CDS encoding DUF4123 domain-containing protein — translation MPLILVLSVESGPDAGRSFTIAPDVEAVVGRAAPATVVVGGDPTMSRRHFALAFDGREARIRDLDSAHGTLVDGSETVAGTVGDGARVQAGGTTLRIRLRTADTRRDEILTLMRAGGEPLFAVLDAARGGEVYRLILEAPEEKRSLFEEPRASDLAAFAPYLIEIPEGSPFLERFVGEGWGRSWGVLLTSDRPFDEVRESLKRLSTVVHDDGRRLLFRFFDPRVLRTHLPASDPADAGAFFRGVLSYLCERDDGGLDRYTPSAVGGWKVARLDGDA, via the coding sequence ATGCCGCTCATCCTCGTCCTCTCGGTCGAATCGGGCCCGGACGCCGGGCGCTCGTTCACGATCGCCCCCGACGTCGAGGCCGTCGTCGGCCGCGCCGCGCCCGCCACCGTCGTCGTGGGCGGCGACCCGACGATGTCGCGCCGCCATTTCGCCCTCGCCTTCGACGGCCGCGAGGCGCGAATCCGCGACCTGGACAGCGCGCACGGGACCCTCGTCGACGGCTCCGAGACCGTCGCGGGAACCGTCGGCGACGGCGCCCGGGTCCAGGCGGGGGGCACGACGCTCCGGATTCGGCTCAGGACCGCCGACACTCGCCGCGACGAGATCCTCACCCTGATGAGGGCCGGGGGCGAGCCCCTGTTCGCGGTCCTGGACGCGGCGCGCGGCGGCGAAGTCTACCGGCTGATCCTGGAGGCGCCCGAGGAGAAGCGTTCCCTGTTCGAGGAGCCTCGCGCCTCTGACCTCGCCGCTTTCGCCCCGTACCTGATCGAGATCCCCGAGGGTTCGCCTTTCCTGGAACGATTCGTCGGCGAGGGATGGGGCCGCTCGTGGGGCGTCTTGCTGACGTCTGATCGGCCGTTCGACGAGGTCAGGGAGTCGCTGAAACGACTGTCGACGGTCGTGCACGATGACGGACGCCGGTTGCTCTTCCGCTTCTTCGACCCGCGCGTGTTGAGGACGCACCTGCCGGCGAGCGACCCCGCCGATGCGGGCGCGTTCTTCCGCGGCGTTTTGTCCTATTTGTGCGAGCGAGATGACGGCGGTCTCGATCGCTACACGCCGTCCGCCGTCGGCGGCTGGAAGGTCGCCCGGCTCGACGGCGACGCTTGA